The following proteins come from a genomic window of Eleginops maclovinus isolate JMC-PN-2008 ecotype Puerto Natales chromosome 8, JC_Emac_rtc_rv5, whole genome shotgun sequence:
- the LOC134868460 gene encoding protein FAM222A, giving the protein MLACIQRRQNLSSQSLACAPKSLDVPPPPLPLSVPQLQPCSHKGEPASMISRYPSPAQLDAFAQKTANNPLSIKIFQSEVRVPQHKQLNKTVNGLDTTGTRCSSHLFSGGHQGLLAIIKASVAVKGVLKNSEGRRTKHVNSQTSAAPYNNPLNNGYTVRHGHKAYHISSCKPHDVPIETLCSSAGMASGDQSLAPQSELAEVQSLMRQMIRVPHSQALQLGGEARASPSLQAVAAVAHSDSDFVLGLPPQSSLAFTGAVLPTQSADRAKAGYLEKGEYPVWQHKHQIHPPYQQGAMRMYSLSNGAQRHRDAGVGQSPETCLPLPCSSQMSYRPHPASLEHVSSSSLNCAAMQGEFSMGQYYAPLWDSTPNSDCYPSQVLATATCAGKPRDLGLSHPHLHPNRHPHHQPQRHQPQLHPPLPHHTQAYSTDQNFCCGLPSSSLCHAAVLSSSLQSLECLISEIHPPCIKESMLGRGYQAMGMPPLLEHHQQTHIQLPVYR; this is encoded by the coding sequence GCGAGCCAGCCTCCATGATTTCTCGGTACCCTTCTCCTGCACAGTTGGATGCTTTTGCCCAGAAGACTGCCAACAACCCGCTGTCCATCAAAATCTTTCAATCTGAGGTCCGGGTGCCACAGCATAAACAGCTAAACAAAACCGTCAACGGGTTAGACACGACAGGCACACGCTGTAGCTCACACCTGTTCTCAGGAGGCCACCAGGGGTTGTTGGCCATCATCAAAGCCTCTGTGGCCGTCAAAGGTGTGCTAAAAAACTCAGAGGGCAGGAGGACTAAACATGTAAACAGCCAGACTTCTGCGGCACCGTACAATAATCCTCTGAATAATGGCTACACAGTCAGACACGGGCATAAGGCCTATCATATAAGCTCGTGTAAGCCCCATGATGTTCCCATTGAGACACTGTGTTCCAGCGCAGGCATGGCCTCCGGAGATCAGAGCCTGGCCCCCCAGTCTGAGCTGGCAGAGGTTCAAAGCTTGATGAGGCAGATGATCCGAGTCCCCCACAGCCAGGCCCTGCAGCTGGGGGGGGAGGCTCGAGCCAGCCCCTCTCTGCAGGCTGTGGCTGCAGTGGCACACTCAGACTCAGACTTTGTGCTGGGATTGCCTCCCCAGAGCAGTCTCGCATTCACAGGGGCGGTGCTACCTACACAGAGTGCAGACAGAGCCAAAGCGGGATACTTGGAGAAGGGAGAGTACCCAGTGTGGCAGCATAAGCATCAAATCCATCCGCCCTATCAGCAGGGAGCCATGAGGATGTACAGCTTGAGTAACGGCGCTCAGAGGCACAGAGACGCCGGGGTCGGCCAGTCTCCTGAAACCTGCCTCCCTTTGCCGTGCTCCTCGCAGATGTCGTACAGGCCCCATCCTGCCAGTCTGGAGCATGTCAGCAGCTCGTCTCTCAACTGCGCCGCCATGCAGGGGGAGTTCTCTATGGGACAGTACTACGCGCCTCTCTGGGACAGCACCCCTAATAGCGACTGTTATCCTTCTCAGGTGCTGGCGACGGCTACATGTGCGGGCAAGCCTAGAGACCTGGGGCTCTCACATCCCCATCTCCACCCAAACCGCCACCCACACCACCAACCGCAGAGACACCAGCCGCAGCTccaccctcctctccctcatcaTACCCAGGCCTACAGCACAGACCAAAACTTCTGTTGTGGGCTGCCTAGTTCCAGCCTGTGCCACGCTGCGGTACTTAGCAGCAGCCTGCAGTCTCTGGAGTGCCTCATCAGTGAGATCCACCCTCCCTGCATCAAAGAGAGCATGCTGGGCCGTGGTTACCAAGCCATGGGGATGCCTCCGCTACTGGAGCAccaccaacaaacacacatccagctGCCCGTCTACAGATAA